One genomic region from Oncorhynchus clarkii lewisi isolate Uvic-CL-2024 chromosome 21, UVic_Ocla_1.0, whole genome shotgun sequence encodes:
- the LOC139379363 gene encoding interferon regulatory factor 5-like, translating into MMSAQPRRIRLKPWLLAQVNSGRYPGLQWLSPDHRIFQIPWRHATRHLPTSEEENTIFKAWALETGKYQGGLDEPDPAKWKANLRCALNKSREFKLKYDGTKETPVQPYKIYEVCDQPCNGDTVDEDEEEMPNIVGLSIDPRISDPHSFQTFPTAHRIDFPFSAALNDRYGTPHHTPMYSNPNGSITMAAHLPQPTMAPPEFSADVPLVVKLEHGVFVHPGPVGPSNSLGMGGGSMQPHVVTEMSPMVPSAASVAPVAPNPGADPMEAMSGVQNQEEEQAVPPYKYDLLNSLPLTDLDMKFQYRGRKMGSLTVSNHQGCRLYYGHLEPTPEQVDLFGPVTLNQVLFPGSADIQNEKQRFYTEHLLDVMDRGLILEIWEQDIYAIRLCQCKVYWSGPGVDEQGPPNPMERERKYKVFSLNNFLHGLILFQKGETPTPPPFELYFCFGEDWPDQRKPKEKKLIVVQVVPVVARILTEMFSGDLSWSTDSIRLQISNPDLKDQTVEQFKELQRLLQSQHGLGS; encoded by the exons ATGATGAGTGCGCAGCCTCGGAGGATCCGCCTAAAGCCTTGGCTGTTAGCCCAGGTGAACAGCGGGAGGTACCCCGGCCTGCAGTGGCTCAGCCCGGACCACCGGATCTTCCAGATCCCCTGGAGGCACGCCACAAGACACCTGCCCACCTCTGAGGAAGAGAACACCATCTTCAAG gcCTGGGCTCTGGAGACGGGGAAGTACCAGGGGGGTCTGGATGAGCCTGACCCTGCCAAGTGGAAGGCCAACCTGCGCTGTGCCCTCAACAAGAGCCGGGAGTTCAAACTGAAATACGACGGCACCAAGGAGACACCTGTCCAGCCCTACAAGATCTATGAGGTCTGTGACCAGCCCTGCAATGGAG ACACAGTtgatgaagatgaggaggag ATGCCGAATATTGTTGGTCTCTCCATTG acCCCAGAATTAGTGACCCACACAGTTTTCAGACATTCCCTACTGCACATAGGATAGACTTTCCCTTCAGCGCCGCTCTCAATGACAGATATGGCACCCCCCACCACACCCCTATGTACTCCAATCCCAACGGGAGCATTACCATGGCAGCGCATCTCCCTCAGCCAACCATGGCTCCCCCGGAGTTTTCTGCCGACGTTCCATTGGTGGTGAAGTTGGAACATGGGGTCTTTGTGCACCCTGGACCCGTAGGACCCTCCAACAGCCTGGGGATGGGTGGAGGGAGCATGCAGCCTCATGTGGTCACTGAGATGTCCCCCATGGTTCCTTCTGCTGCATCTGTGGCTCCGGTTGCCCCTAACCCAGGTGCCGACCCCATGGAGGCCATGTCCGGAGTCCAGAACCAGGAAGAAGAGCAGGCGGTGCCACCCTACAAATATGACCTGCTGAACAGCCTGCCAT TGACTGACCTAGACATGAAGTTCCAGTACCGGGGTCGCAAGATGGGCTCCCTGACGGTGAGTAACCACCAAGGCTGCCGGCTGTACTACGGCCACCTGGAGCCCACCCCGGAGCAGGTGGACCTGTTCGGCCCTGTCACCCTCAACCAAGTGCTCTTCCCTGGCTCGGCCGACATCCAGAACGAGAAGCAGCGGTTCTACACAGAGCACCTGCTGGATGTGATGGACCGAGGCCTGATCCTGGAGATCTGGGAGCAGGATATATACGCTATCAGGTTGTGTCAGTGCAAGGTGTATTGGTCTGGGCCGGGCGTTGACGAGCAGGGGCCACCCAACcctatggagagggagaggaagtacAAAGTGTTCAGCCTCAATAACTTCCTGCACG GGCTCATCTTGTTCCAGAAGGGTGAAACTCCCACCCCACCACCGTTTGAGCTCTACTTCTGCTTTGGGGAGGACTGGCCAGATCAACGGAAACCCAAGGAGAAGAAGCTCATCGTTGTGCAG GTGGTCCCCGTGGTGGCGCGGATCCTAACAGAGATGTTTTCCGGAGACCTGTCCTGGTCCACAGACAGCATCCGGCTGCAGATCTCCAACCCAGACCTGAAGGATCAGACGGTGGAACAGTTCAAGGAACTCCAGAGGCTTCTCCAGAGTCAGCATGGCCTGGGATCCTGA